In Moorella sp. Hama-1, a single genomic region encodes these proteins:
- a CDS encoding EamA family transporter has translation MVYLLVGLNVLLLVGGQVLWKLGVARDAGLKAVLASLFSPLVLAGLALYALATVIWLYVLAREQFSLLYPLQSLAYALGVVVAWLVFKEAIPLTRWLGVLVIMAGVALVAMK, from the coding sequence ATGGTTTACCTGCTGGTTGGGTTAAACGTCCTCCTCCTGGTCGGCGGCCAGGTCCTGTGGAAGCTGGGTGTCGCCAGGGACGCCGGCTTGAAAGCGGTCCTGGCGAGCCTTTTTTCGCCCTTGGTGCTGGCGGGGCTGGCCCTGTACGCCCTGGCCACAGTAATCTGGCTTTACGTCCTGGCCCGGGAACAATTCAGCCTCCTTTACCCCCTGCAGAGCCTGGCCTACGCCCTGGGGGTAGTGGTGGCCTGGCTGGTCTTTAAAGAGGCCATCCCCCTGACGCGATGGCTCGGGGTACTGGTGATTATGGCCGGCGTGGCCCTGGTGGCGATGAAATAG
- a CDS encoding DUF2304 domain-containing protein, with translation MVFNVYTFSVGFSLIFLLVVTEFVRRGILSEQHSLFWFIFALAMLLLAANSRLLEFLSRLLHIYYAPSVLFLLGFLLIILYSFHLTIIVSRQSEKLLKLAQEIALLKNKIEEQADKTPKSK, from the coding sequence ATGGTCTTCAATGTCTATACCTTCTCGGTGGGTTTTAGCCTGATTTTTTTACTGGTGGTGACAGAGTTTGTCAGGAGGGGTATCCTGTCGGAGCAGCACAGCCTCTTCTGGTTTATCTTCGCCCTGGCAATGCTGCTCCTGGCGGCCAACAGCCGGCTCCTCGAGTTTTTAAGCCGCCTGCTGCATATCTACTATGCCCCTTCGGTTTTATTTCTCCTGGGTTTTTTATTGATCATCCTTTACAGTTTTCACCTGACGATCATCGTTTCCCGGCAGTCAGAAAAGCTGCTCAAGCTCGCCCAGGAAATAGCGCTCCTGAAAAATAAAATCGAGGAACAGGCCGATAAGACGCCCAAATCCAAGTAA
- a CDS encoding glycosyltransferase family 2 protein: MQSTTLVIIPAYNEAATIGQVIKNIKRWCDADILVVNDGSTDGTSATARAEKVTVIDLPCNLGIGGAMQTGYRYACRYGYEFAVQVDADGQHDPRFIDTLVQPLLAGKADMVIGSRYMEDGDYRGSLARRAGSRFFSFLLKLLTGQAIYDTTSGFRAVNRRVLAYFIRHYPPDYPEVEVIMQLLRQGYRLKEIPVAMYPRKGGHSSITLLRSVYYMLKVSLAVVISYLR, translated from the coding sequence GTGCAGTCGACAACCCTGGTGATTATCCCGGCGTATAACGAAGCGGCGACCATCGGGCAGGTTATTAAAAATATCAAGCGCTGGTGTGACGCCGATATCCTGGTGGTCAACGACGGCTCGACAGACGGCACCTCTGCCACGGCTAGGGCGGAAAAGGTCACCGTTATCGACCTGCCCTGCAATCTGGGTATCGGCGGGGCCATGCAGACGGGGTACCGTTACGCCTGCCGGTATGGTTACGAGTTCGCCGTCCAGGTCGATGCCGACGGCCAGCATGACCCCCGCTTTATCGATACCCTTGTACAGCCTCTTCTGGCCGGCAAAGCGGATATGGTCATCGGTTCCAGGTATATGGAAGACGGGGATTACCGCGGCTCCCTTGCCCGGAGAGCGGGTTCACGGTTCTTTTCCTTTTTATTAAAGCTCCTCACCGGACAGGCTATCTACGATACCACCTCCGGTTTCCGGGCGGTTAACAGGAGGGTACTGGCGTATTTTATCCGCCATTACCCCCCGGATTACCCGGAGGTGGAAGTCATCATGCAGCTACTCCGTCAGGGTTACAGGCTCAAGGAAATCCCCGTGGCTATGTACCCCCGTAAGGGCGGCCACTCTTCCATAACCCTGCTGAGGTCTGTGTATTACATGCTCAAGGTGAGCCTGGCGGTGGTCATCAGCTATCTCAGGTAA
- a CDS encoding energy-coupling factor transporter transmembrane component T family protein — protein sequence MPARSFLHELNPLTKIAWSLAVITVAFVFQQPLPLLGLWASVLAVALAGKVLKEILPAIRGLLIFAAIFILFQIFLIQEGNTVFTLLPGSGFGRVTDVGLTACTMLALRMLAMTSTIPVLLATTPPKDMIVAFVEKLRVPYVYALMLVTSLRFIPTLQEELGLIIQAQRARACDLESRNIFRRLRAIVPLALPLLLMSVQRARTMAISMETRGFGAGPRTSLRTSTFRTLDLGVIAGCLFLTAALVVIALR from the coding sequence ATGCCCGCCAGGTCCTTCCTGCATGAACTCAATCCCCTCACCAAGATCGCCTGGTCCCTGGCCGTCATTACCGTGGCCTTTGTCTTCCAGCAACCCCTGCCCCTCCTGGGCCTCTGGGCCTCCGTCCTGGCCGTCGCCCTGGCCGGGAAGGTCTTAAAAGAGATCCTGCCGGCCATCCGGGGGCTGCTTATCTTTGCCGCCATCTTCATCCTTTTCCAGATCTTTTTGATCCAGGAAGGCAACACGGTCTTCACCCTGCTCCCGGGGTCCGGTTTCGGCCGGGTCACCGACGTGGGGCTGACGGCCTGCACCATGCTGGCTTTAAGGATGCTGGCCATGACCTCCACCATCCCTGTTCTCCTGGCCACCACCCCGCCCAAGGATATGATCGTGGCCTTCGTCGAGAAACTGCGGGTGCCCTACGTCTATGCCCTGATGCTGGTTACTTCCCTGCGTTTTATTCCCACCCTGCAGGAGGAATTGGGCCTGATCATCCAGGCCCAGCGGGCGCGGGCCTGCGACCTGGAAAGCCGCAATATCTTCCGACGCTTGCGGGCCATCGTCCCCCTGGCCCTGCCTCTCCTCCTCATGTCCGTCCAGCGGGCGCGGACCATGGCCATCTCCATGGAAACCCGCGGCTTCGGCGCCGGCCCCCGCACGTCGTTGCGGACTTCAACCTTTCGGACCCTGGACCTGGGGGTAATCGCCGGTTGTTTGTTCCTTACTGCGGCCTTGGTGGTCATCGCCCTTCGCTAA
- a CDS encoding energy-coupling factor ABC transporter ATP-binding protein yields MIRAEAIEFTYPNGFRALQGLDFHIKAGEFVALIGENGAGKTTLLKLLGGLLKPTAGRLLVGGLDTARVRAVELARRVGFLFQNPDHQLFLPTVREELAFGPKNLGLKGQALEERVAEAAAAVGLTPYLEVNPRQLSKGQRQRVALASILAMEPEVLILDEPTTGQDYREALEIMTIVQKLHRQGHTVLCVTHDMEMVARFADRALVLGAGELLLDGPLATVFAREDILAATGLLPPQAVQLARPYWEAGLLPGVLTVEELYEAIITALRGEKDARQVLPA; encoded by the coding sequence ATGATCCGGGCCGAAGCGATTGAGTTTACCTACCCTAATGGGTTCCGGGCCCTGCAGGGTCTTGATTTTCATATCAAAGCCGGTGAATTTGTGGCCCTCATCGGCGAGAACGGCGCCGGCAAGACTACCCTGCTGAAACTCCTGGGTGGCCTTCTTAAACCCACCGCCGGCCGCCTCCTGGTCGGCGGCCTGGATACCGCCCGGGTGCGGGCGGTAGAACTGGCCCGCCGGGTCGGTTTCCTCTTCCAGAACCCGGACCACCAGCTCTTCCTCCCCACCGTCCGGGAGGAGCTGGCCTTCGGCCCCAAAAACCTGGGCCTCAAGGGCCAGGCCCTGGAAGAGAGGGTGGCAGAGGCGGCCGCCGCCGTCGGTCTTACCCCTTACCTGGAGGTTAACCCCCGGCAACTCAGCAAAGGCCAGCGCCAGCGGGTGGCCCTGGCCTCCATCCTGGCCATGGAGCCGGAAGTTCTGATCCTGGACGAACCCACCACTGGCCAGGACTACCGCGAAGCCCTGGAGATTATGACCATTGTCCAAAAGTTACACCGCCAGGGACACACTGTACTTTGCGTCACTCATGACATGGAGATGGTGGCCCGCTTCGCCGACCGCGCCCTGGTCCTGGGCGCGGGGGAGTTGCTCCTGGACGGCCCCCTGGCAACTGTTTTCGCTCGGGAGGATATCCTGGCGGCCACCGGCTTGCTGCCGCCCCAGGCCGTCCAGTTGGCCCGGCCCTACTGGGAAGCGGGGCTTTTACCGGGAGTATTGACGGTGGAAGAATTGTATGAAGCCATTATTACTGCTTTAAGGGGGGAGAAGGATGCCCGCCAGGTCCTTCCTGCATGA
- a CDS encoding energy-coupling factor ABC transporter ATP-binding protein, with amino-acid sequence MDPTFEPIIKVEDYTFYYPDSQVPALAGINLTVRPGEFLGLTGPTGAGKTTLALALNGIIPHFQGGRLAGRVTIAGLDTAATPCARLAGVIGSVFQDPEAQLVAETVEDELAFGLENLAVPREEMRARISAALEMVGITDLRHRPLRQLSGGQKQKVAIAAAIALRPRILVLDEPTSELDPRGSLEIVNLLERLNRDYGMTILLIEQKISLLAPRVPRLVCLYQGRIVADAAPRQVLGQEKLVAELGLEVPPVTTIFRLLCRAGVYHGDLPLEVDQGRRELDRLLSYESP; translated from the coding sequence ATGGATCCTACATTCGAGCCCATTATCAAAGTCGAAGACTATACCTTTTATTACCCCGATAGCCAGGTGCCAGCCCTGGCGGGGATCAACCTGACGGTGCGTCCGGGGGAGTTTCTGGGTCTTACCGGCCCCACCGGGGCCGGTAAGACCACCCTGGCCCTGGCGTTGAACGGCATCATTCCCCATTTCCAGGGTGGCCGCCTGGCCGGCAGGGTGACCATCGCCGGCCTGGATACGGCCGCCACCCCCTGTGCCCGGCTGGCCGGGGTTATCGGCAGCGTCTTCCAGGACCCGGAAGCGCAGCTGGTAGCCGAAACCGTGGAGGATGAGTTGGCCTTCGGCCTGGAAAACCTGGCCGTTCCCCGGGAAGAGATGCGGGCGCGTATTAGCGCGGCCCTGGAGATGGTGGGCATCACCGATCTACGCCACCGCCCCCTGCGGCAGCTCTCCGGCGGCCAGAAACAGAAGGTGGCCATCGCTGCTGCCATAGCCCTGCGGCCCCGCATCCTGGTCCTGGATGAACCGACTTCCGAACTCGATCCCCGGGGGAGCCTGGAGATCGTAAACCTCCTGGAGCGACTTAACCGCGACTACGGTATGACCATCCTGCTGATTGAGCAGAAGATTAGCCTCCTGGCGCCCCGGGTACCCCGGCTGGTCTGTCTCTATCAAGGCCGCATCGTGGCCGACGCCGCCCCACGCCAGGTCCTGGGCCAGGAAAAATTGGTCGCCGAACTGGGCCTGGAAGTACCGCCGGTGACGACCATCTTCCGGTTGCTGTGCCGGGCCGGGGTCTACCACGGCGACTTGCCCCTGGAGGTAGACCAGGGCCGGCGGGAACTGGACCGTTTACTGAGCTATGAGTCCCCGTAG
- a CDS encoding tryptophan transporter, which yields MEEVKLTRVEKQGLQAVDVVVVAVLLAAGAVLRLVVPPFFGITPNVVIGMYVLAIMLLKPRLPQVLGIGLVAAAVCQLTTKSLLPYLNFASEPVGAIVTALLLYLPFDKNGLLKTIKPFVVTFLGTFASGFTYITIFKAVTLFATLPKNPAYTYLLLVVIVTGTFNAILAQVLYFPLKQLLKNM from the coding sequence ATGGAAGAAGTCAAACTGACCCGGGTGGAGAAACAGGGCCTGCAGGCGGTGGACGTAGTTGTGGTAGCCGTCCTGCTGGCGGCAGGGGCGGTGTTGCGCCTGGTTGTCCCGCCCTTTTTCGGCATTACCCCCAACGTGGTCATCGGCATGTACGTCCTGGCCATTATGCTCCTGAAACCCCGCCTGCCCCAGGTGCTGGGCATCGGCCTGGTGGCCGCCGCTGTCTGCCAGTTAACCACCAAATCCCTGTTGCCCTACCTGAATTTTGCCAGTGAACCTGTGGGAGCCATTGTTACCGCACTTTTACTTTACCTGCCCTTCGATAAAAACGGCTTGCTAAAAACGATTAAACCCTTCGTCGTTACCTTCCTGGGCACCTTCGCCAGCGGCTTTACCTATATTACTATCTTTAAAGCCGTCACCCTTTTCGCCACTCTGCCGAAAAACCCGGCCTACACCTACCTGTTGCTGGTAGTTATTGTCACCGGGACCTTTAACGCCATCCTGGCTCAGGTCCTCTACTTCCCCTTGAAACAGTTACTCAAGAATATGTAG
- a CDS encoding HEPN domain-containing protein produces the protein MHLDCPRTHSIGQLLSLLESSRKVAVPEEIKEAAILTDYAVTTRYPGDWDAIDLEEYQQALKYAEKIWEWVAGEMVRTASGGVPVPIE, from the coding sequence CTGCATCTCGACTGTCCCCGCACCCATTCTATCGGCCAACTTTTAAGTTTGCTTGAAAGTTCTCGGAAGGTCGCTGTACCGGAGGAGATTAAAGAGGCTGCGATTTTAACCGATTATGCTGTTACCACCCGGTACCCTGGAGATTGGGATGCAATCGATTTAGAGGAGTATCAACAAGCCCTGAAATATGCAGAAAAAATCTGGGAGTGGGTAGCAGGGGAAATGGTCCGAACAGCCAGTGGCGGTGTGCCGGTGCCGATCGAGTAG
- a CDS encoding PD40 domain-containing protein: MKLKMRRWYRPIIAGTGLAIILGAVLWLNRPLQLPYAAPLPPAPAAQAEPGGSSPASNTRASSPEVNPTAFKDQGDLAFVWQGLLYTLDGNTGEVKQLTESGQARQPLWSPDGEWLAFMRATDPQATTGPLWLVRRDGSQAHQVQGLPSLAGPQLFSWSPTANVLAVSGNDGLWLVPVAGAPRRLVVTSGTVGFAWSPDGKYLAYSETLPYDSKDPESRSDALYTVAVDGGAPVKQIEAPQAGIEVAGWWADGRGVLYWLDPLHSASLAADGLGLLSLRIGDTKPTRLATGLPHRDWLSLSPQGKLLMVTGSGRIVWNNKQLAISDPGAGSVRALDNPAGTVAIDPSLAQDGRRIAFVAARDLGNKVWGFSKPEELTAWINSRTLWIANSDGSGAHPLTTAGTGIYQPAWSRDGSHILYIRDNALWLIGADGGKPEKVVGPFPDRQEPFGFYGYVSYQDMMAWFQS, from the coding sequence TTGAAACTAAAGATGCGTCGCTGGTACCGCCCTATCATCGCCGGTACAGGCTTGGCGATTATCCTTGGCGCAGTACTCTGGCTGAACCGTCCCCTGCAACTCCCTTACGCCGCCCCGCTGCCACCGGCCCCGGCAGCCCAGGCAGAACCTGGTGGCTCATCGCCGGCTTCCAATACCCGAGCCAGCTCCCCGGAAGTAAACCCAACTGCCTTTAAGGATCAGGGTGACCTGGCTTTTGTCTGGCAGGGCCTGCTCTACACCCTGGACGGCAATACGGGTGAGGTCAAACAATTAACCGAATCTGGCCAGGCCCGGCAACCCCTTTGGTCCCCCGACGGTGAGTGGCTGGCCTTCATGCGCGCCACCGATCCCCAGGCTACAACCGGGCCCCTCTGGCTGGTGCGCCGGGACGGCAGTCAGGCCCATCAAGTGCAAGGATTGCCTTCCCTGGCCGGGCCGCAACTTTTTTCCTGGTCGCCCACGGCCAATGTCCTGGCGGTAAGCGGGAATGACGGACTCTGGCTGGTGCCGGTAGCAGGTGCGCCGCGGCGGCTGGTGGTGACTTCCGGCACTGTGGGTTTCGCCTGGTCGCCGGACGGGAAGTATCTAGCCTACAGCGAAACCCTGCCCTATGATAGTAAAGACCCGGAGAGCCGCAGTGACGCCCTGTATACCGTGGCCGTGGATGGCGGCGCGCCGGTTAAACAGATAGAGGCTCCTCAAGCAGGAATAGAGGTGGCCGGCTGGTGGGCTGATGGCCGGGGGGTGCTGTACTGGCTCGATCCCCTGCACTCGGCTTCTTTAGCCGCTGATGGCCTGGGCCTGCTGAGCCTGCGGATTGGGGACACCAAACCCACCCGGCTGGCCACCGGCTTGCCCCACAGGGACTGGCTCTCCCTATCCCCCCAGGGTAAATTGTTGATGGTTACAGGCAGCGGCCGTATAGTATGGAACAACAAGCAACTGGCCATTAGCGACCCCGGGGCTGGTAGTGTCAGGGCTTTAGATAATCCCGCCGGCACTGTCGCCATCGATCCCTCCCTTGCCCAGGATGGCCGGCGTATCGCCTTTGTCGCCGCCCGGGATCTGGGCAACAAGGTGTGGGGATTTAGTAAACCGGAAGAGCTCACGGCCTGGATTAACTCGCGGACTCTGTGGATCGCCAACAGTGACGGCTCCGGCGCCCATCCCCTGACCACCGCCGGGACGGGCATCTACCAGCCAGCCTGGTCCAGGGATGGTAGCCATATCCTGTATATCCGCGACAACGCCCTCTGGCTAATCGGCGCTGACGGCGGGAAACCGGAAAAAGTAGTGGGTCCATTCCCAGACCGGCAAGAACCCTTCGGTTTTTATGGCTATGTCTCCTATCAAGATATGATGGCATGGTTTCAATCTTAG
- a CDS encoding sensor histidine kinase → MSWQNYRPWPGGFSSLRWRLSASYAALVLLVTALLTGLAVHTAATISLAAQRERARVAVTGVAAAFAGALGTTTADPAQIARQQGLAAGGRVFWLGPDDRVRVDSAGDARLGGQTLPLPAELADASTPRAEIYNTGTSWVAYASTPLVIAGKPAGRLLLVRDLAALRREFTELRRRLWLLGGILTLAFIGGGFIFANSLARPLERLTLAARRMQAGELHQSVPVEGSGEMVSLATAFNDMAIRVAALDEQRRAFVADAAHELRTPLAALRALAEGMNAGPETGPEGLDGFIRQTERLSRLVDSLLTLARLDNPELHLNLVPIRVSNLIQEACWTIKPLAAARRIELQTADSPGEAWVNGDPDWLHQALVNVFDNAIRYAPSGGWVRSWVRVEGGLVLITIEDAGPGVPAEALDRLGTRFYRPAAARERSSGGSGLGLAIVREVLRRHGGNLSFTCPPGHGLCVTMTLPEASPEPVPPDSVTTS, encoded by the coding sequence ATGTCCTGGCAAAATTATAGGCCATGGCCAGGGGGCTTCAGCAGCCTGCGCTGGCGCCTCAGTGCGAGCTATGCCGCCCTGGTCCTGCTGGTCACGGCGCTGTTGACGGGCCTGGCGGTACACACAGCAGCAACCATCTCCCTGGCCGCCCAGCGGGAGCGAGCCAGGGTCGCCGTAACCGGCGTGGCTGCCGCCTTTGCCGGCGCCCTGGGGACCACGACTGCCGACCCTGCCCAGATCGCCCGGCAGCAAGGGCTGGCAGCCGGCGGGCGCGTTTTCTGGCTCGGCCCCGACGACCGGGTCCGGGTTGATAGCGCCGGCGATGCCCGCCTGGGTGGGCAAACCCTACCGTTGCCGGCAGAACTGGCTGATGCCAGCACGCCGCGGGCGGAAATTTATAACACCGGCACCAGTTGGGTTGCCTATGCCAGTACACCCCTGGTAATCGCCGGTAAGCCGGCTGGACGGTTGTTGCTGGTCCGCGACCTGGCCGCCCTGCGGCGCGAGTTTACCGAACTCCGGCGGCGTCTCTGGCTACTGGGCGGAATATTAACCCTGGCTTTTATCGGGGGAGGGTTTATCTTTGCCAATTCCCTGGCCCGGCCCCTGGAACGTCTAACCCTGGCCGCCAGGCGCATGCAGGCCGGGGAGCTGCACCAATCGGTCCCGGTGGAGGGTAGCGGGGAAATGGTCAGCCTGGCGACGGCCTTTAACGACATGGCCATTCGCGTTGCTGCCCTGGATGAGCAACGCCGTGCCTTTGTAGCCGATGCCGCCCACGAACTGCGCACCCCCCTGGCGGCCCTGCGCGCCCTGGCCGAGGGGATGAATGCCGGACCCGAAACCGGACCGGAAGGCCTTGACGGGTTTATACGCCAGACGGAACGTCTGAGCCGCCTGGTAGACAGTCTCCTCACCCTGGCCCGCCTCGACAACCCCGAGTTGCATCTGAACCTGGTCCCCATCCGGGTGAGTAACCTCATCCAGGAGGCCTGCTGGACCATCAAACCCCTGGCCGCTGCCCGCCGCATTGAACTACAAACCGCGGATTCTCCTGGCGAGGCCTGGGTAAATGGCGACCCCGACTGGTTACACCAGGCCCTGGTTAATGTTTTCGACAACGCCATCCGCTATGCGCCATCGGGTGGATGGGTGCGTTCCTGGGTACGGGTCGAGGGCGGCCTGGTGCTGATTACCATCGAGGATGCAGGCCCCGGGGTACCGGCGGAAGCCCTGGACCGCCTGGGGACACGTTTCTATCGCCCGGCAGCCGCCCGGGAGCGCAGCAGCGGCGGCTCCGGCCTGGGCCTGGCTATCGTCCGGGAAGTACTCCGCCGCCATGGCGGCAACCTTAGCTTTACCTGCCCCCCCGGGCATGGGCTTTGCGTCACCATGACCCTGCCGGAGGCGTCGCCAGAACCGGTACCCCCTGATTCTGTAACAACTTCTTAA
- a CDS encoding response regulator transcription factor, translating to MAHPKPASPAGQGPLVLLVDDEPDLVHGLSTTLIRAGFRVATARDGGEALAVFQALLPALVVLDLMLPVKDGLEVCRELRRISDVPILMLTARDDSIDKILGLELGADDYVTKPFDSRELVARIRSILRRVNRQYPGSRLILDGGRVQINLAAQTVTVAGQPVALTPTEFALLVHLARHPGQVFSREELLEQVWGYDFPGDLRTVDVHIRRLRQKIEADPASPALIVTRFGIGYVLAKL from the coding sequence TTGGCTCACCCCAAGCCAGCCTCACCGGCGGGCCAAGGTCCCCTGGTGCTCCTGGTGGACGACGAACCCGACCTGGTGCATGGTCTCAGCACCACCCTGATCAGGGCGGGCTTCCGGGTGGCAACCGCCAGGGACGGCGGTGAGGCCCTGGCGGTTTTCCAGGCGTTACTGCCGGCTCTGGTGGTACTAGATCTGATGCTGCCCGTAAAGGATGGGTTGGAGGTCTGCCGGGAGCTGCGCCGGATTTCCGACGTGCCCATTCTCATGTTAACGGCGCGGGACGATAGTATTGATAAGATCCTGGGCCTCGAGCTCGGCGCCGACGATTATGTGACTAAACCCTTTGACAGCCGGGAACTGGTAGCCCGCATCCGGTCAATCTTGCGGCGGGTTAACCGCCAGTATCCCGGCTCCAGGTTGATCCTGGATGGCGGGCGGGTGCAGATCAACCTGGCGGCCCAGACGGTGACGGTGGCGGGGCAGCCGGTCGCCCTCACCCCGACGGAATTTGCCCTGCTGGTGCACCTGGCCCGGCATCCCGGCCAGGTATTCTCCCGGGAAGAACTGCTGGAGCAAGTCTGGGGCTATGACTTTCCGGGGGACCTGCGGACGGTGGATGTGCACATCCGCCGGCTGCGCCAGAAGATCGAGGCCGATCCAGCCAGCCCGGCCTTGATCGTCACCAGGTTTGGTATAGGCTATGTCCTGGCAAAATTATAG
- a CDS encoding transposase, with protein sequence MKKPKKRPINPVEGIKYTVCGEFFPAIYPARRNEKWAKGVEDPLTTEMRLFCACTRWAFNRLLEGDSREELKKQGQEVFGLNSRFCDDAILKAREIIGSQRELLVMEIKETETKLARAKKKLGWAEKDLAKAIKAGDTVKSEKAKRTVHGRKMRVKKLAEKLVGLQDHQNNGTIPKVVFGGCSLWKRVCQGRATREEWRNARQNRLYARGDETKGGNPNMKLSYQNGGFTLAVTISHLSEQIGTDSKGRPIMTKAPRVEGKLWLPEKHRLKMWELLLSGAPYTVELIRDNDGRYRAHITFTIAAPATVTNPNRGYLGMDTNPDGVALANVGYTGQPEPWPEGFSVPYPKTLHKFAGEFQVTIHPNGFLYIKVPELAYSRGYRRTYLIGVLAQVVVSITRALGKPLAVEKLDFGKDRLDTNKRFNRMAANFPFKKMIVAVMRKAFKEGVEVRPVWPAHTSTIGYWKYRQRYGITIHHAAALVIARRAIGFKEKITKELKRQVQAIKEKLIPKANSLPGEGKGMTRKVKRLVTQLDGKIPVHNGLTRFKQESFYSAWHDLKQLALANR encoded by the coding sequence ATGAAGAAGCCGAAAAAGAGACCGATTAACCCGGTTGAAGGCATCAAATACACCGTCTGCGGCGAATTTTTCCCGGCAATCTATCCGGCCCGGCGCAACGAGAAGTGGGCGAAGGGTGTGGAAGATCCCCTGACCACAGAGATGCGTCTTTTCTGCGCCTGTACCCGCTGGGCTTTCAACCGGCTGCTGGAAGGCGATTCGCGGGAAGAACTTAAAAAACAGGGACAGGAAGTGTTCGGCTTAAACTCCCGTTTTTGCGACGACGCCATACTAAAGGCAAGAGAAATCATCGGTTCCCAAAGAGAACTGCTGGTCATGGAAATCAAGGAAACAGAAACTAAACTGGCTCGTGCCAAAAAGAAGCTCGGTTGGGCCGAAAAAGACCTGGCTAAGGCGATTAAAGCCGGCGACACCGTTAAAAGTGAAAAAGCCAAACGTACCGTCCATGGTCGTAAAATGCGGGTCAAAAAACTGGCCGAAAAACTGGTGGGATTGCAAGACCACCAGAACAACGGCACCATACCCAAAGTAGTCTTCGGCGGCTGTTCCCTGTGGAAGCGGGTCTGCCAAGGCAGAGCCACCCGGGAAGAGTGGCGGAACGCTAGACAAAACCGGCTCTACGCCCGGGGAGACGAAACCAAAGGCGGCAACCCGAATATGAAGCTAAGTTACCAGAATGGCGGCTTCACCCTGGCGGTAACCATCTCCCACTTGTCGGAACAGATAGGTACCGATAGCAAAGGGCGACCAATTATGACCAAAGCGCCCCGGGTAGAAGGTAAATTGTGGCTGCCGGAAAAGCACCGGCTAAAAATGTGGGAACTGTTACTTTCCGGTGCACCCTACACCGTGGAGCTAATCAGAGACAATGACGGTCGTTACCGGGCCCACATTACCTTTACCATTGCCGCACCCGCAACAGTGACCAATCCCAACCGGGGCTACCTGGGAATGGACACCAACCCGGACGGCGTAGCGTTAGCCAACGTAGGTTACACTGGCCAGCCGGAACCCTGGCCGGAAGGCTTCAGTGTACCCTATCCGAAAACACTGCATAAATTCGCCGGGGAATTCCAGGTAACCATACACCCGAACGGTTTTCTCTACATCAAGGTACCCGAGCTGGCTTACAGCCGGGGATACCGGCGCACCTACCTGATCGGCGTGCTGGCCCAGGTAGTGGTAAGCATAACCAGAGCCCTGGGCAAACCCCTGGCGGTGGAAAAACTGGACTTCGGTAAAGACCGATTGGACACGAACAAAAGATTCAACCGCATGGCAGCAAATTTCCCGTTTAAAAAGATGATTGTAGCCGTCATGCGCAAAGCTTTCAAAGAAGGCGTGGAAGTAAGACCGGTTTGGCCGGCGCACACCTCCACCATCGGTTACTGGAAGTACAGGCAGCGGTACGGGATAACTATCCACCATGCCGCAGCCTTAGTCATCGCCCGCCGGGCGATTGGTTTCAAGGAGAAGATCACCAAAGAGTTAAAGAGACAAGTCCAAGCCATTAAAGAAAAGCTGATCCCAAAGGCGAATTCCTTACCTGGGGAAGGAAAAGGGATGACCCGAAAGGTAAAGCGGCTTGTCACACAGCTGGACGGCAAGATTCCCGTTCACAACGGGCTGACCCGTTTCAAACAGGAATCCTTTTACTCTGCGTGGCACGACTTGAAGCAGCTCGCTTTAGCGAATAGGTGA